Proteins from a single region of Bacteroidales bacterium:
- a CDS encoding rhomboid family intramembrane serine protease gives MDVTKEFKKFFSNSDALVKLIIINVAVFVIYHIIQLCYVLFDATSHFPLDAWLAAPTDLQALLTRPWTLITYMFTHKDILHLLFNMLLLYWFGRIFRLYFSNSQLVNVFILGGLSGVALYIASYNIFPIFATAKYISTIIGASAGVLAVVLAISCYVPRYSINLLFFGPVRLIYIAGFAILLDIISISMNKGNMGGHIAHLGGAFLGYMFALNIRKGKDITSWLTRFFKWCKDLFKPKPKMKVNYKKPSTDDWEYNKQKKDNQAEIDRILDKISKGGYDTLTREEKETLFNQKNK, from the coding sequence ATGGATGTAACGAAAGAATTTAAAAAGTTTTTCAGTAATTCTGATGCCCTGGTAAAATTGATCATCATCAATGTTGCCGTATTTGTCATCTACCATATCATCCAGCTATGTTATGTCCTGTTCGATGCCACCAGTCATTTCCCGCTGGACGCATGGCTGGCCGCACCTACTGATCTCCAGGCACTGTTAACCAGACCATGGACATTGATCACCTATATGTTTACCCACAAAGATATTTTACATCTCTTGTTCAACATGTTGTTGTTGTACTGGTTCGGACGTATTTTCCGACTTTATTTCAGCAACAGCCAATTAGTCAATGTGTTTATCCTGGGTGGATTATCTGGCGTAGCCCTGTACATTGCTTCCTATAATATTTTCCCCATCTTTGCCACAGCAAAGTATATTTCCACCATCATCGGCGCTTCGGCAGGAGTATTGGCTGTGGTACTGGCCATATCCTGTTATGTCCCCAGATATTCCATCAACCTGCTCTTTTTCGGACCGGTGCGTCTGATCTATATTGCCGGGTTTGCCATATTACTCGACATCATTTCCATATCCATGAACAAAGGAAATATGGGAGGACATATCGCACATCTGGGAGGCGCTTTCCTGGGTTACATGTTTGCGCTCAACATCCGTAAAGGTAAGGATATCACAAGCTGGCTCACCAGATTTTTCAAATGGTGCAAAGACTTGTTCAAGCCGAAACCGAAAATGAAGGTCAATTATAAAAAGCCTTCCACGGACGACTGGGAATACAACAAGCAAAAAAAGGACAATCAGGCGGAAATCGACCGTATCCTGGACAAAATATCCAAAGGCGGGTACGACACCCTGACCAGGGAAGAAAAAGAAACCCTGTTCAATCAAAAAAACAAGTAA
- a CDS encoding HAD family hydrolase, which translates to MTIPVLDHITTFLFDFDGVIADTEKGRYEAYCDILAEYGYDMRSRCTVFDLVGLTGDGFMSKFFPEIPPDQVKEIVHRRQSHYMEHLDKYCIPFPGMKSTITDLKRKGYYLALTTANATAVARILLDVVGVADMFDEVCGREICEDPVTKVKDYSRVPKYIGKTIHECVVIEDSPVGVAGAKRSGFYCIAFEHFEDRVIIEQADAIMHDYNDLRNLLGLNTIDLKS; encoded by the coding sequence ATGACTATTCCAGTTTTAGACCATATCACTACTTTCCTGTTTGATTTCGACGGAGTAATCGCCGATACTGAAAAAGGACGTTATGAGGCCTATTGCGACATACTGGCAGAATATGGTTATGATATGCGCAGCCGTTGTACTGTCTTTGACCTGGTAGGATTGACCGGCGATGGGTTCATGAGCAAATTCTTCCCTGAAATTCCGCCTGATCAAGTCAAAGAAATCGTACACCGTCGGCAAAGTCACTATATGGAACACCTCGATAAGTATTGTATCCCTTTCCCCGGCATGAAATCCACCATTACCGATCTCAAGCGAAAAGGGTATTACCTGGCGCTGACCACTGCCAACGCTACAGCCGTAGCCAGAATACTGCTGGACGTGGTGGGCGTTGCAGATATGTTTGATGAGGTTTGCGGACGGGAAATATGTGAGGATCCGGTGACCAAGGTGAAAGATTACAGCCGGGTACCCAAATATATCGGAAAAACCATTCATGAATGCGTTGTGATCGAGGATTCTCCGGTAGGCGTAGCAGGAGCCAAAAGATCTGGTTTTTATTGTATTGCTTTTGAACACTTTGAGGATCGCGTGATTATAGAACAGGCTGATGCCATTATGCACGACTACAATGATTTACGAAATTTATTGGGATTAAATACCATAGACCTCAAATCTTGA
- a CDS encoding PorT family protein — MKKIITSLFLCLLLAPVFGQGVKFGILLEPTISWLRSDIPAVKREKARLGINIGLAVDYYFASNYAFASGISLFFTGGTLSYENGTTLKAKGDTDGTVSPGGNVLYKLQYLKIPLGLKLRTHQIGRFRYFADLGLDPMIKILARANYESFDNVGIGKSIKGMALGYHIGGGMKYSLGGDASLIFGLTYMNIFTDITSDSKDRISSNNLVIRFGVSF, encoded by the coding sequence ATGAAAAAAATCATCACATCCCTCTTTTTGTGTTTGTTATTGGCACCTGTTTTCGGGCAAGGCGTCAAGTTCGGGATATTGCTTGAACCAACCATTTCCTGGCTAAGGTCGGACATCCCTGCCGTAAAACGGGAAAAAGCCAGGCTGGGTATCAATATCGGACTGGCTGTCGATTACTATTTCGCTAGCAATTATGCTTTCGCTTCCGGCATTTCCTTATTTTTCACAGGAGGCACCCTGTCTTATGAAAACGGAACGACACTGAAGGCAAAAGGAGATACTGACGGTACCGTATCACCCGGCGGCAACGTATTGTATAAATTACAATACCTGAAAATACCTTTGGGATTAAAGCTAAGGACCCACCAAATCGGCCGTTTCAGATATTTTGCCGACCTGGGCCTTGATCCGATGATCAAAATACTGGCCCGCGCCAATTATGAATCATTTGATAATGTCGGGATTGGAAAAAGCATCAAGGGAATGGCCCTGGGATATCATATCGGCGGAGGCATGAAATATTCGCTCGGTGGAGATGCATCCCTGATATTCGGACTTACATATATGAATATATTTACAGACATCACTTCGGATTCAAAAGACAGGATTTCCAGCAATAACCTGGTGATACGATTTGGTGTATCTTTTTAA
- a CDS encoding aminopeptidase P family protein: MFTPDTYQKRREALRKILSSGIIFFPGNTEVPFNYPSNTYSFRQDSSFLYFFGLNEPDLAAVIDLDNGSDYLFGNDSTMDDIIWMGEQPSMKDKAASAGVHHFKSYNVLAETLQQAQKQGRRIHFLPPYRAENKILLLDILGIPPSEQKEKASVELIKAVVQLRSVKEDQEIGQIEQAIGTAYKMHTHIMKNARAGMVEMELSGAIEGIALMGGGPVSFPVILSVNGQTLHNHYHGNTMQDGQMLLTDAGCETGMGYASDITRTVPVSGKFDERQKVIYNTVLQANLKAIEMCRPGILYRDVHLAAARVITEGLKEAGVMKGNTDDAVAQGAHALFFPHGLGHMMGLDVHDMENLGENYVGYDDEVVRSTQFGFKSLRMGRRLQPGFVVTDEPGTYFIPALIDQWEGEKKFTDYIRYDALKAYRNFGGIRIEDNILVTETGCRVLSNKIPKTIEEIEGIRYS, from the coding sequence ATGTTTACACCCGACACCTACCAAAAACGCCGCGAAGCATTGCGGAAAATATTATCGTCCGGGATCATTTTTTTCCCGGGAAACACGGAAGTCCCGTTCAACTATCCTTCCAATACCTATTCTTTCCGGCAGGACAGTTCGTTTTTGTATTTTTTCGGGTTGAATGAACCCGACCTGGCGGCTGTCATAGACCTGGATAATGGTTCGGACTACCTGTTCGGCAATGATTCTACGATGGACGACATCATCTGGATGGGAGAACAACCTTCTATGAAGGATAAAGCGGCATCGGCAGGCGTCCACCATTTTAAGTCTTACAATGTTTTGGCGGAAACATTACAGCAGGCACAAAAGCAAGGCCGCCGGATCCATTTTCTTCCACCTTACCGTGCCGAGAACAAGATACTGTTGTTGGACATACTGGGTATCCCGCCTTCCGAACAAAAAGAAAAGGCATCGGTGGAGCTGATCAAAGCCGTGGTGCAATTACGTTCGGTAAAAGAAGACCAGGAAATCGGACAGATCGAACAGGCCATCGGAACCGCTTACAAAATGCACACCCATATCATGAAAAATGCCCGGGCGGGGATGGTGGAAATGGAATTATCGGGAGCTATTGAAGGAATTGCCCTGATGGGCGGAGGACCGGTAAGTTTTCCGGTTATCCTGAGTGTGAACGGACAGACCCTGCATAATCACTACCATGGAAATACCATGCAGGACGGACAAATGCTGCTTACTGACGCCGGATGTGAAACCGGCATGGGGTATGCCAGTGATATCACACGAACCGTACCTGTCAGCGGGAAATTTGATGAACGCCAGAAAGTCATCTATAACACAGTATTACAAGCCAACCTGAAAGCTATTGAAATGTGCCGCCCCGGAATACTGTACCGGGATGTTCACCTGGCAGCGGCACGGGTAATCACCGAAGGGCTGAAAGAAGCGGGAGTCATGAAAGGAAATACGGACGATGCCGTGGCGCAGGGGGCACATGCCCTCTTCTTCCCGCACGGACTGGGACACATGATGGGGCTGGATGTACATGACATGGAAAACCTGGGAGAAAATTATGTCGGATATGATGATGAAGTGGTACGTAGTACCCAGTTCGGTTTTAAATCCTTACGTATGGGCCGCCGGCTTCAACCGGGATTTGTTGTGACCGATGAACCGGGCACTTACTTTATCCCTGCATTGATCGATCAATGGGAAGGAGAAAAAAAATTCACCGACTATATCCGTTATGATGCATTGAAGGCTTACCGTAATTTCGGAGGTATCCGTATCGAGGATAATATCCTGGTTACTGAAACAGGTTGCCGTGTACTGAGTAACAAGATTCCCAAAACCATAGAAGAAATCGAAGGAATCAGGTATTCATAG
- a CDS encoding adenylosuccinate synthase encodes MKLDVLLGLQWGDEGKGKVVDFLTPHYDVIARFQGGPNAGHSLEFNGIKHVLHTIPSGIFHPEKINIIGNGVVIDPIIFKKEIDGLKNRKVNLNNLYISRKAHLILPTHRLLDAASEASKGKSKIGSTLKGIGPTYMDKTGRNGLRVGDIFTSDFKARYQTLLNKHLNLLKQYDYPVEYAKEEKEWFEAIDLLRSFTVVDSEYVVNQYLLDKKTILAEGAQGTMLDIDFGSYPFVTSSNTVCAGACTGLGVAPARIGKVFGIVKAYCTRVGSGPFPTELLDETGELLRRKGNEFGSTTGRPRRCGWLDLPALKYSIMINGVTNLIMTKADVLSGFDSIKVCTHYQIDGKVTDQVPFDVNAEIIPVYKEMKGWSNDITGNSSYDSLPAELKDYVAFIEQETGVPFHIISVSPDRDKTIIR; translated from the coding sequence ATGAAGTTAGATGTCTTGTTAGGGCTCCAATGGGGCGATGAAGGAAAAGGAAAAGTAGTGGATTTTTTAACCCCGCATTATGATGTGATCGCCCGTTTCCAGGGAGGTCCCAATGCAGGTCATTCCTTGGAATTCAACGGTATCAAGCATGTATTACACACCATTCCTTCCGGGATCTTCCATCCCGAAAAGATCAACATCATCGGAAACGGCGTGGTGATCGACCCGATCATTTTCAAAAAGGAAATCGACGGGTTAAAAAACAGGAAGGTAAACCTGAACAACCTGTACATTTCCCGGAAGGCGCATCTGATACTGCCTACCCACCGGTTGCTGGATGCTGCTTCGGAAGCATCCAAAGGAAAATCCAAGATCGGATCGACCCTTAAAGGGATAGGTCCTACCTACATGGACAAGACCGGCCGTAACGGGTTGCGCGTGGGGGATATCTTTACCTCCGATTTCAAAGCGCGTTACCAGACCCTGCTCAACAAACATCTGAATTTACTGAAACAATACGATTATCCCGTCGAATACGCGAAGGAAGAAAAGGAATGGTTCGAAGCAATCGACCTGCTCCGTTCGTTCACGGTGGTAGACAGCGAATATGTCGTCAATCAATACCTTCTGGACAAGAAAACCATTCTGGCGGAAGGAGCTCAGGGTACCATGCTGGATATTGATTTCGGCTCCTATCCTTTTGTCACTTCATCCAATACCGTCTGTGCCGGCGCATGTACCGGACTGGGCGTGGCACCTGCCAGGATCGGAAAGGTATTCGGTATTGTAAAAGCATATTGTACCCGCGTAGGCAGCGGTCCTTTCCCAACGGAACTGCTGGACGAAACGGGTGAGCTATTACGGAGGAAAGGTAATGAGTTCGGTTCGACTACGGGCCGCCCGCGCCGTTGCGGATGGCTGGACCTGCCCGCCCTGAAATATTCCATCATGATCAACGGGGTAACCAACCTGATCATGACCAAAGCGGACGTGCTTTCCGGATTCGACAGCATTAAGGTATGCACCCATTACCAGATCGACGGAAAGGTAACGGACCAGGTTCCTTTTGATGTCAATGCAGAGATCATTCCGGTCTATAAAGAAATGAAAGGATGGTCGAACGACATCACCGGCAATTCGTCATACGACAGCCTGCCTGCCGAACTGAAGGATTACGTGGCTTTCATAGAACAGGAAACAGGGGTTCCGTTCCATATTATTTCGGTAAGTCCCGACCGCGACAAAACCATCATCCGGTAA
- a CDS encoding RHS repeat protein encodes MFLSIYCGAQEISVALPDVIPASPEAAALAKYINYPVDYSTGLTKIEIPLYEIKTGSLTLPISLSYHASGIKVNENPGWIGLGWTLNAEPGISRSIKGNPDEKSQIGYTANGSHILSNLDYLIKLADGDKDEEPDEFYYRLLDKSGGFMFKKKVETNDPATIVTHPYEPIHVSFSPANRAKIEITDEAGVYYRFGTTLNNTVHVEYSGTLTDPGEVTGWKATEIISPDKCDTIHFSYRSSVENIYNNVDMITVEDRPSGYCTPSDITGCSGTTFPIIVYKTAASRDPGLWRLNAANQLDSVVCDHFHPQYFSKVTRINGKKLYQITFRGGKVLFSIEETNSMEPETNLKSIEVFDKQDNLIREIAFERSYFDVFVPNGMATAVNRRSRLDAVHIKDRSRDTVETYRFGYYSDGIPDPEVCKDFDHWGYYNFDQSRGENLYNKTAVPLCNVEATKDGYPVTFQIGRAHKEPNEYTMQCGILNRIEYPTGGTTHFFYEMNRYRDNNNQLKYCGGLRIASIRDHDPVTGQNLFRRFEYGAGIPRWNITESDYCYEQKNYYKSAGCETRYRTYHSSTLTDLFYSNGVPVVYAQVTEYSSGPSGTLGKTVYTYDQSAATLYPLERVGQTNIILNSRAGWMLGKLAKKEMLNSAGDTVSRTTYGYKKYKEQNIQAGLAYRHKNILSGGDNRYDENIEHITYRISTGAERVISENTTEILGGNKLNTLKTYLFDNSSDLLFPYRMLTIGSEGEEIVYDYKYPHDLTFTGGAETARNRLIQDRRINTLMRTSRSTGNENITTSVIYGMFGGSARPESVMTNTGDNHETETRIRYYSYDRYGNPTCVSLEGGPVIVYIWGYKGQYPVAKIESHTAAGDYYTVVAGLIGAVRMSLLDNYPGDDQVREIFNDLRNREHAHIKDAMITSYTYRPLTGITSETDPSGRIVYYEYDDFGRLVRMKDENNHILKELRYHYAQ; translated from the coding sequence TTGTTTTTAAGTATATATTGTGGTGCTCAGGAGATTTCTGTTGCCTTACCCGATGTAATTCCCGCTTCCCCGGAAGCGGCGGCGCTGGCTAAATATATCAATTATCCGGTGGACTACAGTACGGGGTTAACTAAAATTGAGATACCGCTTTATGAAATAAAAACAGGAAGTCTTACTTTGCCTATATCTTTAAGCTACCATGCTTCCGGAATTAAAGTAAATGAGAATCCGGGATGGATCGGGTTGGGCTGGACATTGAATGCAGAACCGGGTATATCCAGATCCATCAAAGGGAATCCGGATGAAAAAAGCCAGATCGGATATACGGCTAACGGAAGCCATATATTGAGTAATCTGGATTACCTGATCAAGTTAGCCGACGGGGATAAGGATGAAGAGCCGGATGAGTTTTATTACAGATTGTTGGATAAAAGCGGTGGATTCATGTTTAAAAAGAAAGTGGAAACAAACGATCCGGCAACTATCGTTACCCATCCCTATGAGCCCATACATGTATCATTTTCTCCTGCCAATCGCGCCAAAATAGAAATTACAGATGAGGCAGGAGTCTATTACAGGTTCGGTACTACATTGAATAACACGGTTCATGTGGAATATAGCGGAACCCTGACGGACCCGGGAGAGGTTACGGGTTGGAAAGCCACGGAAATCATCTCTCCGGATAAGTGCGATACCATACACTTTTCATATCGATCGTCGGTAGAAAATATATATAATAATGTAGATATGATCACTGTAGAGGATCGTCCCAGTGGATATTGCACCCCATCAGATATTACAGGATGTTCGGGAACAACTTTCCCCATTATTGTCTATAAAACGGCTGCTTCCCGGGATCCGGGTCTATGGCGTCTCAATGCAGCTAATCAGTTAGATAGTGTAGTTTGTGACCATTTTCACCCTCAGTATTTTTCTAAAGTAACCCGGATAAATGGGAAAAAATTATACCAGATCACTTTTCGGGGTGGAAAGGTGCTGTTTTCTATAGAAGAAACCAATAGTATGGAACCGGAAACCAACTTAAAGTCCATTGAAGTATTTGACAAACAGGATAACTTAATCAGGGAGATCGCATTTGAAAGGAGCTATTTTGATGTTTTTGTCCCTAACGGGATGGCAACAGCCGTTAACCGGCGTAGCCGGTTGGATGCGGTACATATTAAAGACCGGAGCAGGGATACCGTAGAAACCTATAGGTTCGGTTATTATTCGGATGGTATTCCTGATCCGGAAGTATGTAAGGATTTCGACCACTGGGGGTATTATAATTTTGACCAGTCCAGGGGGGAAAACCTTTACAATAAAACGGCGGTACCACTCTGTAACGTAGAAGCCACTAAAGATGGTTACCCTGTTACTTTCCAGATTGGAAGGGCGCATAAGGAACCGAACGAATACACCATGCAATGCGGCATACTGAACAGGATAGAATATCCTACCGGGGGAACTACTCATTTTTTCTATGAAATGAACCGGTACAGGGATAATAACAATCAATTGAAATACTGTGGCGGTTTACGGATCGCCAGCATCCGGGACCATGATCCTGTGACAGGACAAAATCTGTTCCGGAGATTTGAATATGGAGCAGGAATTCCCCGATGGAATATTACTGAAAGCGATTATTGTTACGAACAGAAAAATTATTATAAATCTGCCGGATGTGAAACCCGGTACAGAACCTACCATTCATCTACTTTGACGGATCTGTTTTATTCCAATGGGGTTCCGGTCGTATACGCACAGGTTACCGAATACAGTTCAGGACCAAGCGGTACATTGGGAAAAACCGTTTATACCTACGACCAGAGTGCTGCTACTTTGTATCCTTTGGAAAGAGTCGGACAAACCAATATTATTCTTAACAGCCGGGCCGGATGGATGCTCGGTAAGCTAGCCAAAAAAGAAATGCTGAACAGTGCCGGAGATACTGTTTCTCGTACTACGTACGGATATAAAAAGTACAAAGAGCAGAATATTCAGGCGGGACTGGCCTACCGGCACAAAAATATTTTATCCGGGGGAGACAATAGATATGATGAAAATATTGAGCATATTACTTACCGGATCTCTACCGGTGCGGAACGGGTAATTTCCGAAAATACAACGGAAATATTGGGCGGAAATAAATTGAATACCCTGAAAACCTATCTGTTTGACAACTCATCCGATCTGTTATTCCCGTACCGTATGTTAACCATAGGAAGCGAGGGGGAAGAAATCGTATATGATTATAAATACCCGCATGACCTGACTTTCACAGGAGGGGCGGAAACAGCCAGAAATCGTTTGATCCAGGACAGGAGGATCAATACCTTAATGCGTACTTCCAGGAGCACCGGAAACGAAAATATCACTACTTCCGTTATATACGGAATGTTCGGCGGGAGCGCCAGGCCGGAAAGTGTGATGACCAATACCGGCGACAACCATGAAACGGAAACGCGCATACGCTATTATAGTTATGACCGGTATGGTAATCCCACATGCGTATCCCTTGAAGGAGGCCCCGTCATTGTGTATATATGGGGATATAAAGGGCAATATCCCGTAGCTAAGATTGAAAGCCATACTGCTGCCGGTGATTATTATACCGTAGTAGCCGGTCTTATCGGTGCGGTAAGGATGTCTCTTTTGGATAATTACCCCGGAGATGATCAGGTACGGGAGATATTCAATGATTTAAGGAACAGGGAACATGCCCATATCAAAGACGCCATGATCACTTCGTATACCTACAGGCCGTTGACCGGGATCACTTCAGAAACAGACCCTTCGGGGCGTATCGTTTATTATGAATATGATGATTTCGGTAGGCTTGTCCGTATGAAGGACGAAAATAACCATATACTGAAAGAACTCAGGTACCATTATGCGCAGTAA